One Clostridium sp. CM027 genomic window carries:
- the purB gene encoding adenylosuccinate lyase, which translates to MRNSYNTPLNSRYASKEMSYLFSDDMKFRTWRKLWVALAEGERILGINITESQIEELKSYVDNVNYEVAENKEKEIRHDVMSHVYAYGVQCPNAKGIIHLGATSCYVGDNTDLIVMKKALLLIKKKLINVISKSSEFALKYKDVPTLGFTHLQPAQLTTVGKRATLWIQELIMDLENLDFVIDRIKLLGVKGTTGTQASFMNLFENDEKKVKDLDKYVANKMGFEDTYPVTGQTYSRKVDSIVLNTLSEIAQSAYKFSNDLRILQSMKEVEEPFEKNQIGSSAMAYKRNPMRSERISSLSRYIIVNSLNPAITAATQWFERTLDDSANKRISVAEAFLALDGVLNLYMNIAGNMVVYEKVITAHVNHELPFMATENILMEAVKRGGDRQELHENIRVHSMAAAKRVKEEGLNNDLIERIINDDSFRMSKEEIFAVIDPIKFVGRAPSQVIEFIDEYVKPIIEANKDALGVETSINV; encoded by the coding sequence ATGAGAAATTCTTATAATACACCATTAAATAGTAGATATGCATCAAAAGAGATGAGTTATTTATTTTCAGATGATATGAAGTTTAGAACATGGAGAAAGCTTTGGGTTGCACTAGCTGAAGGTGAAAGGATATTAGGAATCAATATTACAGAATCTCAAATTGAAGAGCTTAAATCCTATGTAGATAATGTGAATTACGAAGTGGCTGAAAATAAAGAAAAAGAAATACGACATGACGTAATGAGCCATGTATATGCATATGGGGTTCAATGTCCTAATGCGAAGGGTATTATTCATTTAGGGGCTACTAGCTGCTATGTAGGCGATAATACAGACTTAATAGTCATGAAAAAGGCTTTACTATTAATTAAGAAAAAATTAATTAATGTAATTAGTAAATCTTCAGAATTTGCATTAAAGTATAAAGATGTTCCTACACTAGGTTTTACCCATTTACAGCCAGCTCAATTAACTACTGTAGGTAAAAGGGCAACCCTATGGATTCAAGAATTAATAATGGATCTAGAAAATTTAGACTTTGTAATAGATAGAATAAAGTTACTAGGGGTTAAAGGAACAACTGGAACCCAAGCGAGCTTTATGAATCTATTCGAAAATGATGAGAAAAAAGTAAAAGACTTAGATAAATATGTAGCGAATAAAATGGGCTTTGAAGATACATATCCCGTTACTGGTCAAACTTATTCTAGAAAAGTAGACTCTATAGTATTAAATACTTTATCAGAAATAGCTCAAAGTGCATATAAATTCAGTAATGATTTAAGGATACTTCAAAGCATGAAAGAAGTGGAAGAGCCTTTTGAAAAAAATCAAATTGGATCCTCTGCAATGGCATACAAAAGAAACCCTATGCGTTCTGAGCGAATTAGCTCTTTATCAAGATATATTATAGTGAATTCATTAAATCCTGCTATAACAGCTGCAACACAATGGTTTGAAAGAACATTAGATGATTCAGCTAATAAGAGAATATCCGTAGCTGAAGCTTTCTTAGCACTTGATGGAGTATTAAATTTGTATATGAATATAGCTGGAAATATGGTAGTATATGAAAAAGTAATTACTGCTCATGTAAACCACGAGCTTCCATTTATGGCTACAGAAAATATCCTTATGGAAGCTGTTAAAAGGGGCGGGGACAGACAAGAACTTCATGAGAACATTAGAGTTCATTCTATGGCTGCAGCAAAACGCGTTAAAGAAGAAGGCTTAAATAATGATCTTATAGAAAGAATAATAAATGATGATAGTTTTAGGATGTCAAAAGAAGAGATATTTGCTGTAATTGACCCGATTAAATTTGTAGGTAGAGCTCCAAGTCAAGTAATAGAATTTATAGATGAATATGTAAAACCAATAATCGAGGCCAATAAAGATGCATTAGGAGTAGAAACTTCTATAAACGTATAA